From a single Aestuariibius sp. HNIBRBA575 genomic region:
- a CDS encoding TIGR02300 family protein, which produces MPKEEWGTKRICPTTGKRFYDLNANPIISPYSGEVVATEASKTRTMVADAEDAQTKKMKDLDESEDLTLDDDDDDVDLGDDVLDDDDDDDDTVSLNDLADVASDDDDN; this is translated from the coding sequence ATGCCCAAGGAAGAATGGGGAACCAAGCGTATCTGCCCCACCACAGGCAAACGCTTTTACGACCTGAACGCCAATCCGATCATCAGCCCCTATTCGGGTGAGGTAGTCGCGACTGAAGCGTCCAAAACCCGCACCATGGTTGCCGACGCAGAAGATGCGCAAACCAAAAAGATGAAAGATCTGGATGAATCCGAAGATCTGACATTGGATGATGACGATGATGACGTCGATCTGGGCGATGATGTGCTGGACGATGATGACGATGACGATGATACAGTTTCGCTAAATGATCTGGCGGATGTCGCATCGGATGACGACGACAATTAA
- a CDS encoding M48 family metallopeptidase, which produces MGRYVLKGKPEVEVTLRRSSRARRLSLRVSRLDGRVTLTMPMRAAERDAHAFIEDRAEWLRQHVSDIGGEIPVQIGGTIPYQGQDLPIIAQTGRKTQLIDNTLYVPQDPEKTGIRVRAFLKVEARNHLAAASDRYAAQLGRSYGKITLRDTRSRWGSCTSAGDLMYSWRLIMAPPEVLNYVAAHEVAHLVEMNHSADFWAIVADLFPDHRRCRDWLNSSGNDLHRIRFGD; this is translated from the coding sequence ATGGGACGATACGTTCTGAAAGGCAAGCCAGAGGTCGAAGTTACTCTGCGCAGATCGTCGCGTGCGCGGCGTTTGTCGCTGCGCGTGTCCCGTTTGGATGGGCGGGTGACGCTGACCATGCCGATGCGCGCCGCCGAACGTGACGCCCATGCCTTTATCGAAGATCGCGCCGAATGGCTGCGCCAACATGTCAGCGATATTGGCGGTGAAATCCCGGTTCAGATTGGGGGGACCATCCCATATCAAGGGCAGGATTTGCCCATTATTGCCCAGACAGGTCGCAAAACACAGTTGATCGACAACACGTTATATGTGCCCCAAGACCCTGAAAAAACAGGTATTCGCGTGCGGGCTTTCCTGAAAGTTGAGGCGCGCAATCACCTGGCGGCTGCGTCTGACCGCTATGCCGCGCAGCTCGGGCGGTCATATGGGAAAATAACGTTGCGCGACACACGATCCCGCTGGGGGTCCTGCACGTCAGCAGGGGATTTGATGTATTCGTGGCGGCTGATTATGGCGCCGCCAGAGGTGCTGAATTACGTGGCTGCACACGAAGTCGCCCATTTGGTGGAAATGAACCATTCAGCGGATTTTTGGGCGATCGTCGCGGATCTGTTTCCTGATCACCGCCGATGTCGCGATTGGTTGAACTCTTCTGGAAATGATCTGCACCGGATTCGATTCGGCGATTGA
- a CDS encoding PaaX family transcriptional regulator C-terminal domain-containing protein, whose protein sequence is MQVASFQHLTEHVTFGTTPRVWSLLVTVFGELAQDVDAQISGALLRNLCKHIGIKPEAMRVALHRLRKDGWIDSTRTGRTSDYFLTQWGRAQSIAASPRIYAKDAAVKEAWLVIFNPGFTLGHPAPTDHSSGVWVSSNMLVTCIPPNTDDVIAKKLNLASRLPEWITSRVCDPAIVKLSEDFLSALDAVQALLGATPNLTPMQTAALRILLVHSWRRIVLKTPVLPDHVFPVGWCGMECRARTFSLLGQLPKQTPFALAKDAASQPPC, encoded by the coding sequence ATGCAGGTCGCTTCCTTCCAACATCTCACCGAACACGTGACGTTTGGCACAACGCCGCGCGTTTGGTCGCTTTTGGTGACAGTGTTCGGCGAATTGGCACAAGATGTCGATGCGCAGATCAGCGGAGCTCTGTTGCGCAATCTATGCAAACATATTGGCATCAAACCCGAAGCAATGCGCGTCGCGTTGCATCGGTTACGCAAAGATGGCTGGATCGACAGCACACGCACGGGGCGGACCAGCGATTATTTCCTGACCCAATGGGGACGAGCACAAAGTATCGCCGCCTCACCGCGCATTTATGCCAAAGACGCAGCCGTCAAAGAAGCGTGGCTGGTCATTTTCAACCCCGGCTTCACGCTCGGACACCCAGCCCCAACTGACCACTCCTCTGGGGTGTGGGTTTCGTCCAACATGCTTGTGACATGCATCCCCCCAAACACGGATGATGTCATTGCCAAGAAACTCAATTTGGCAAGCCGTTTGCCAGAATGGATCACCAGCAGGGTCTGCGATCCGGCAATTGTGAAACTGTCCGAGGATTTTCTCAGCGCTCTGGACGCCGTGCAGGCCCTGCTCGGCGCGACGCCGAATTTGACCCCGATGCAAACCGCCGCCCTGCGCATTCTGTTGGTGCATAGCTGGCGGCGGATCGTCCTTAAAACGCCTGTGCTTCCTGATCATGTCTTTCCTGTCGGCTGGTGCGGCATGGAGTGTCGCGCCAGAACGTTCAGCCTGCTTGGCCAGCTCCCGAAACAGACCCCTTTTGCCCTGGCGAAAGATGCGGCATCGCAACCGCCTTGCTAA